The Mauremys reevesii isolate NIE-2019 linkage group 1, ASM1616193v1, whole genome shotgun sequence genome has a segment encoding these proteins:
- the LOC120386157 gene encoding olfactory receptor 51I1-like, which yields MVDFNSTSFHPATFQLTGFPGQEAARHWISIPFWVVYITAMVGNCTVLCIIWADRRLHQPMYLFLCMLSVNDLGMSLSTLPTVLSIFCFDVTDVAFDACLAQMFFIHSFSFMESGILLAMSFDRFVAICDPLRYAAILTNPRIVRIGLALVIKSTSMTFPFPFLIKRLPICKGNVLSHAYCLHPDMMRLACADTTVNNIYGLFAILFTYGLDSVFIILSYVKILRTVFNIASHEQRLTALNTCASHICAVLLFYIPIIAISVIHRFGGNAPRLVHILTSYAYLFVPPVLNPFVYSMKTKEIRKGISRIFARDLL from the coding sequence ATGGTGGATTTCAATAGCACCAGCTTCCATCCTGCCACATTCCAACTGACCGGGTTCCCAGGCCAGGAAGCTGCTCGCCACTGGATCTCGATCCCTTTCTGGGTGGTCTACATCACCGCCATGGTAGGGAATTGCACTGTTCTCTGCATTATCTGGGCAGACCGGCGTCTCCACCAGCCCATGTATTTGTTCCTTTGCATGTTGTCAGTCAATGACCTCGGTATGTCTCTGTCAACCCTGCCCACGGTGCTCAGCATCTTCTGCTTCGATGTCACAGACGTCGCGTTCGACGCCTGCCTGGCCCAGATGTTTTTCATTCACTCCTTTTCCTTCATGGAGTCGGGGATTTTACTGGCCATGTCATTCGATCGCTTTGTCGCCATCTGTGACCCGCTGCGCTATGCGGCCATCTTGACCAACCCCAGGATTGTGAGGATCGGGCTGGCCCTTGTGATTAAAAGTACCAGCATGACCTTCCCTTTCCCCTTTCTGATTAAACGGCTGCCGATCTGCAAAGGCAATGTCCTCTCCCACGCGTACTGCTTGCACCCAGACATGATGAGACTGGCGTGTGCGGACACAACCGTCAATAACATCTATGGATTGTTTGCCATTCTCTTCACTTATGGCTTAGACTCAGTGTTCATCATCCTATCTTATGTCAAGATTCTAAGGACAGTTTTTAATATTGCATCCCATGAACAGCGCCTCACGGCCCTAAACACCTGTGCCTCGCACATCTGTGCTGTCCTACTCTTTTATATCCCAATAATTGCAATCTCTGTTATCCACAGGTTTGGGGGAAATGCCCCTCGTCTTGTGCATATTCTTACGTCCTATGCCTACCTCTTTGTCCCCCCTGTGTTAAACCCATTTGTTTACAGCATGAAGACAAAGGAGATTCGCAAGGGGATCTCCCGAATATTCGCCAGAGACCTACTCTGA